In Bacillus sp. SM2101, a genomic segment contains:
- a CDS encoding GNAT family N-acetyltransferase: MSIFENDLKTQNIYKPWLASLYTKPEYRGKGIGQIMIKTTLNVVRDLGYKELYLRTENASHYYRNGGWRYANTATNDKNEKVDIFKHFF, translated from the coding sequence GTGTCAATATTTGAAAATGACTTAAAGACACAAAACATATATAAACCTTGGCTTGCTTCCTTATATACAAAACCCGAATATCGTGGCAAAGGGATAGGGCAAATAATGATAAAAACAACCTTAAACGTGGTTAGGGATTTAGGTTATAAAGAACTTTATCTGCGCACTGAAAATGCTTCCCATTATTACAGAAATGGAGGATGGAGATATGCGAATACTGCTACTAATGATAAGAACGAAAAGGTTGATATTTTCAAACATTTTTTTTGA
- a CDS encoding N-acetyltransferase — translation MDIMIKQEISKEYKLTEEIVKRAFLNVGDKKEHILVNRIRKSNAFIPELSLVAKDRNNNIVGHILLSKITIGSGDNAVDSLVLAPLSVVPEYQKNGIGSQLIHSALKNAKELGYSSVIVLGHKDYYPKFGFKPASLWNIEAPFEVPDEVFMALEITENSLENVQGIVYYSNAFSD, via the coding sequence ATGGATATCATGATTAAACAAGAAATTTCTAAAGAATATAAATTGACTGAAGAAATTGTTAAAAGAGCATTTTTAAATGTAGGTGATAAGAAAGAACATATACTTGTAAATCGCATTAGAAAATCAAATGCATTTATACCTGAACTTTCATTAGTTGCAAAAGATCGAAACAATAACATTGTAGGTCATATTCTGTTATCTAAAATAACAATCGGATCTGGTGATAACGCTGTCGATTCTTTGGTGCTAGCTCCACTTTCTGTTGTACCGGAGTATCAGAAAAATGGCATTGGGAGCCAATTAATTCATAGTGCGCTAAAAAACGCAAAAGAGCTTGGTTACAGTTCAGTAATTGTTTTAGGACATAAAGATTATTATCCAAAGTTTGGATTTAAACCAGCTAGTTTATGGAATATCGAAGCTCCATTTGAAGTACCTGATGAAGTGTTTATGGCTCTGGAGATAACAGAAAACTCTCTTGAAAATGTACAAGGTATTGTTTATTATTCAAATGCTTTTTCAGATTAA
- a CDS encoding amidohydrolase, with protein sequence MSSTFLKNITPTLIEWRRSLHALPELGFMEYITTYRLGKELEKMGFNLYIGKEVLLEGSRMGVPSIADLESHEKKALDWGVEESWLDKMRGGNTGLVATWDSGKKGEHIGFRFDIDALPVNESTDSTHLPLKNQFVSNEENVMHACGHDGHAAIGLGVAKYISSHNDELKGRFTLLFQPAEEGGRGARAMTAKGWLDDVDYFYSGHIGIQSLPVGTIAATTQGFLASTKFNVYFKGVSSHAGMNPELGKNALLAATTAANHLYGIPRHHDGITRVNVGRMTAGSGRNIIPEDSYMEIEVRGETAQIAVYMAEKATQIIQAAAHMHDVSYTIEEVGVTEVVVCDDALIPKITDWCSSSEFIKEVLPVVSVSGSEDVSFMMNRVQEHGGKATYMLFGTELDYPHHHPRFNFQEETLLAATEAYICILNGGSRDV encoded by the coding sequence ATGTCCAGTACATTTCTAAAGAATATTACCCCGACATTGATCGAATGGCGGCGTAGTTTGCACGCTTTACCTGAATTGGGATTTATGGAATACATCACTACATACAGACTAGGAAAAGAGCTAGAGAAGATGGGGTTTAACCTTTATATTGGCAAAGAAGTACTCCTAGAAGGCTCACGTATGGGGGTGCCTTCCATCGCTGATCTTGAGTCACATGAGAAAAAGGCTTTAGACTGGGGTGTAGAAGAGTCGTGGCTAGATAAAATGCGGGGAGGCAATACAGGACTTGTTGCGACATGGGACTCAGGTAAAAAGGGTGAACATATTGGATTTCGATTTGATATAGATGCATTACCGGTAAACGAATCCACCGATTCAACTCATCTGCCATTAAAGAATCAATTTGTTTCTAATGAAGAAAACGTTATGCACGCTTGTGGTCATGACGGGCATGCAGCTATTGGACTGGGAGTGGCAAAGTATATTTCATCTCATAATGACGAGCTAAAAGGTAGATTTACTCTTCTATTCCAGCCAGCTGAAGAAGGAGGGAGAGGGGCTAGAGCAATGACTGCTAAAGGGTGGCTCGATGATGTCGATTATTTTTATTCCGGACACATAGGCATTCAATCATTACCCGTTGGAACGATTGCAGCAACAACACAAGGTTTTCTTGCTTCAACCAAATTCAATGTCTATTTTAAAGGAGTTTCCTCTCATGCTGGCATGAATCCAGAGCTTGGAAAAAATGCGTTATTAGCTGCAACAACTGCTGCTAATCATCTGTATGGAATCCCGCGCCACCATGATGGTATAACCCGCGTGAATGTAGGGAGAATGACTGCTGGAAGCGGGCGGAACATTATCCCAGAGGACAGCTATATGGAAATAGAAGTACGGGGAGAAACGGCTCAGATTGCAGTTTATATGGCTGAGAAAGCTACACAGATTATTCAAGCGGCAGCACATATGCATGATGTTTCCTACACGATTGAGGAAGTAGGCGTTACAGAAGTAGTTGTTTGTGATGATGCACTCATACCAAAAATAACTGATTGGTGTTCGTCAAGTGAGTTTATTAAAGAAGTATTGCCAGTAGTGTCAGTGTCTGGCTCAGAAGATGTCAGCTTCATGATGAATCGAGTACAAGAGCATGGGGGCAAAGCTACATATATGCTCTTTGGCACTGAACTTGATTATCCTCATCATCACCCTCGATTTAATTTCCAGGAAGAAACTTTATTAGCTGCGACTGAGGCATATATTTGTATTTTAAATGGGGGATCTAGAGATGTTTGA